One genomic window of Cannabis sativa cultivar Pink pepper isolate KNU-18-1 chromosome 2, ASM2916894v1, whole genome shotgun sequence includes the following:
- the LOC115718500 gene encoding uncharacterized protein LOC115718500, with amino-acid sequence MDRDGVSNGGSCYYTVLGISKDASHSDIRTAYRKLALKWHPDRWTQKPSVAGEAKRRFQQIQEAYSVLSDQAKRSMYDAGLYDPFKDEDEDFCDFMQEMISMMNNVKDEGDSFEDLQKMFAEMVGGDGMGFDYNINPTATKRPRGNSASISSATKRKTNAC; translated from the exons ATGGATCGGGATGGCGTATCCAACGGTGGATCTTGCTACTATACCGTTCTTGGAATTAGTAAAGATGCTTCCCATTCTGATATCCGTACGGCTTACCGGAAACTTGCTTTG AAGTGGCATCCGGATAGATGGACTCAGAAACCGAGCGTTGCCGGAGAAGCTAAACGACGGTTTCAACAAATCCAAGAAGCTTATTCTG TTCTCTCCGACCAAGCCAAGAGATCAATGTACGACGCTGGGCTTTACGATCCTTTCAAGGACGAAGATGAA GACTTTTGTGATTTCATGCAAGAGATGATCTCAATGATGAATAATGTGAAAGACGAG GGCGATAGCTTTGAGGATCTCCAGAAGATGTTCGCAGAAATGGTCGGTGGAGATGGAATGGGGTTTGACTACAATATTAATCCAACGGCTACGAAGAGACCACGTGGAAATTCAGCTTCTATAAGTAGTGCAACGAAACGGAAGACCAACGCGTGCTAG